A genomic stretch from Flavobacterium humidisoli includes:
- a CDS encoding SusC/RagA family TonB-linked outer membrane protein yields MMKKNIFYHLFLLGIMLPGSAIYGQTVKGVVSDDKGPLPGVNINVKGSTVSAATDFDGNYAIKANANAVLVFTYIGYAAKEISVNGKIEVNAVLAEDSQKLSEVVVVGYSSQKKASINGAVTQVDMAGLSKTRVADVAQALQGQVAGVFVAANTGAPGDGIKLRIRGEGTLGNNEALYVVDGVATRDISFLNQSDIKSMTVLKDASATAIYGSRAAGGVVIITTKSGVKGMASFDAEVFSGIHYAANLPKMLNASQYMAVKDQAWHNTAGNAANAESPYAFDRRTRTDLSDTDWQKELFTAGISNNFQASASGATENVQYLISGGYYGIDGIVIQDNDQYKRYNFRTNVNANLTDRFKAGTNLQISFTKQDKLSSSGDAPGIIRHALLRAPVIGVYKDVNDPIYKASDPYTDLPFYTGPNEGWSKNYEYTSNPLAIVHFTNDVRERFQTFGNVYGEYAFLGDKSLKIKSSLGVDIAFSHNKNFAENFGDDNIADTSYQYFGMGRQNRPNSLNENRGQEMTFTFTNTLNYVKIFKEVHNVNFLLGMESITSKSSAIGGSRNNYENSSPEFQYLDYGNSTLNVWNSGNASSWSLLSYFASGNYGYDNKYFAAATIRADASSRFGPNNKWGYFPSVAAGWVVSKEKFMEKADWISNLKLRASWGQSGNQEISDHQWYNLYMLGKDPHLIRIGNPDVKWETAAQTNVGIDLGVLKNKLTFTVDYFSKITDDILLNVVPPGTVGNFLPTSVNSASVSNKGFEFGLSLQNNDHEFKYGINANLATLKNNVERLQQNVSSITDDATHTKTVVGQPISSYFGYQFDGIYQNATEVSSHLFTAANGTQPGDIRFKDLNSDGQINAEDRTFIGSSIPKVTYGFNFNADYKNFDFSFLLQGVEGVGRYNDSKQILNYDSRPFNSTTDVLKSWTGEGSTNTTPRVTFNDNGGSRVSSVFVEDASYLRLKNIEIGYTFSKSIPGVNSLRLYASGQNLFTITDYTGLDPESTSLIDRGTYPQSTAFIFGAKVKL; encoded by the coding sequence ATGATGAAAAAAAATATTTTTTATCATTTATTTCTATTAGGAATAATGTTGCCGGGAAGTGCCATATACGGACAAACTGTAAAAGGTGTGGTTTCAGATGATAAGGGGCCATTGCCGGGAGTAAATATTAATGTAAAAGGTTCAACGGTAAGCGCGGCAACAGATTTTGACGGAAATTATGCAATTAAGGCTAATGCAAATGCAGTTTTGGTTTTTACCTATATTGGATATGCAGCGAAAGAAATTTCTGTAAATGGCAAGATTGAAGTTAATGCAGTCTTAGCAGAGGATTCTCAAAAATTAAGCGAAGTAGTTGTAGTAGGTTACAGCAGCCAGAAAAAAGCTTCCATAAACGGAGCTGTTACTCAGGTTGACATGGCAGGCCTTTCTAAGACCAGGGTTGCAGATGTTGCTCAGGCTTTACAAGGACAGGTTGCGGGTGTTTTTGTTGCGGCAAATACCGGCGCTCCCGGAGATGGCATCAAACTTCGTATCCGTGGAGAGGGAACTCTTGGCAATAATGAAGCGCTGTATGTTGTTGATGGGGTTGCTACCCGCGATATTTCATTTTTGAACCAGTCTGATATTAAATCGATGACCGTATTGAAAGATGCTTCGGCAACAGCAATTTACGGATCAAGAGCGGCGGGCGGAGTTGTTATTATTACAACTAAAAGCGGTGTTAAAGGAATGGCAAGTTTTGATGCTGAGGTCTTCTCGGGAATTCACTATGCGGCAAATCTTCCTAAAATGCTAAATGCAAGCCAGTATATGGCTGTAAAAGATCAAGCCTGGCACAATACAGCAGGAAATGCTGCAAATGCAGAAAGCCCGTATGCTTTTGACAGAAGAACCAGAACAGATTTATCAGATACTGATTGGCAGAAAGAATTATTTACTGCCGGAATATCAAACAATTTCCAGGCTTCGGCAAGTGGTGCGACCGAAAATGTGCAGTATTTAATTTCTGGCGGTTATTATGGAATTGACGGAATTGTAATCCAAGATAATGACCAGTATAAAAGATACAATTTTAGAACTAACGTAAATGCAAATCTTACGGACAGGTTTAAAGCAGGGACAAATTTACAGATCAGTTTTACCAAACAGGATAAATTATCGTCAAGCGGCGATGCGCCGGGAATTATTCGTCATGCTTTATTGCGTGCGCCGGTAATTGGCGTTTACAAAGATGTGAACGATCCTATTTACAAAGCCAGTGATCCGTATACAGATCTGCCTTTTTATACAGGACCTAACGAGGGCTGGAGCAAAAATTATGAATATACATCGAATCCGCTTGCTATCGTTCATTTTACAAATGATGTGCGTGAAAGATTTCAAACTTTTGGAAATGTTTATGGAGAATATGCCTTTTTAGGGGATAAATCTTTAAAAATCAAAAGTAGTTTAGGAGTCGATATTGCCTTTTCTCACAACAAAAACTTCGCTGAAAATTTTGGTGATGATAATATTGCCGATACAAGTTATCAATATTTTGGTATGGGCAGACAAAATCGTCCGAACAGCCTGAACGAAAATAGAGGACAGGAAATGACCTTTACTTTTACGAATACCTTAAACTATGTAAAAATCTTTAAGGAAGTGCATAACGTAAACTTTTTATTAGGTATGGAAAGCATCACCAGTAAATCATCGGCTATTGGCGGCAGCAGAAATAACTATGAAAACAGTTCACCGGAATTTCAATATTTGGATTACGGAAACAGCACGCTTAATGTTTGGAATTCTGGAAATGCAAGCAGCTGGTCGTTACTTTCTTATTTTGCATCTGGAAATTACGGTTATGACAATAAATATTTTGCAGCAGCAACCATAAGAGCCGATGCTTCATCAAGATTTGGCCCTAACAATAAATGGGGATATTTCCCGTCGGTTGCTGCAGGATGGGTAGTTTCTAAAGAAAAATTCATGGAAAAAGCAGATTGGATTTCTAACTTAAAGTTAAGAGCCAGCTGGGGGCAATCAGGCAATCAGGAAATAAGCGATCACCAATGGTACAACTTATATATGCTGGGAAAAGATCCGCATCTTATCCGTATTGGAAACCCTGACGTAAAATGGGAAACTGCAGCACAAACAAACGTAGGGATAGATTTAGGTGTTTTGAAAAACAAACTAACATTTACAGTAGATTATTTCTCAAAGATAACAGATGATATTTTATTGAATGTGGTGCCTCCCGGAACAGTCGGAAATTTTTTGCCAACAAGTGTTAACTCTGCTTCAGTAAGCAATAAAGGATTTGAATTTGGATTAAGCCTTCAGAACAATGACCATGAATTCAAGTATGGCATCAACGCGAATCTAGCGACGTTAAAAAATAATGTCGAGAGACTGCAGCAAAATGTAAGCAGCATTACAGATGATGCAACGCACACTAAAACTGTAGTTGGGCAGCCGATAAGTTCTTATTTTGGATATCAGTTTGACGGAATTTACCAGAATGCAACCGAAGTTAGTTCTCATTTATTTACTGCCGCAAATGGTACGCAGCCGGGAGATATACGATTTAAAGATCTTAATAGCGATGGACAGATAAATGCAGAGGACAGAACTTTTATAGGAAGTTCGATTCCTAAAGTTACCTATGGTTTTAATTTTAATGCAGATTATAAAAACTTCGATTTCTCTTTCTTATTGCAGGGAGTAGAAGGTGTTGGCCGTTATAATGATTCAAAACAGATTTTAAATTATGACAGCCGTCCATTCAATTCAACGACAGATGTTCTAAAAAGCTGGACAGGAGAAGGATCAACAAACACAACACCTAGAGTGACTTTTAACGATAACGGAGGAAGCAGAGTTTCCAGCGTATTTGTAGAAGATGCATCGTATTTGAGATTAAAAAACATTGAAATTGGCTACACATTTTCAAAATCAATTCCGGGAGTAAATAGTTTAAGATTATATGCGTCAGGACAAAATTTATTCACTATCACAGATTATACTGGCTTAGATCCTGAATCGACATCACTTATTGACAGAGGAACTTATCCGCAGTCGACCGCTTTTATTTTTGGGGCTAAAGTGAAATTATAA
- a CDS encoding RagB/SusD family nutrient uptake outer membrane protein, whose protein sequence is MKKIFITLLTGSLCLVSCQDGLDAEATGLSTKEGLVTADVVENSISSSYQLLSNRLNILGQWNWAGGLVFQNDYIMQDIASDDMEKKWISDGDQPWIDEINNFTFTSANGGPNGLWKYNYEGIKRLNLGIELLTRPNIGAVTGISAARKNQLLGEAYFLRSFYYFSLVTNFGDVPLIVKPVESLEEAFAVSVRADKTIVWDKIKADLILAQELLPNTKYSSATEKWRVSKGAVIALQAKAALYTQRWSEVGPLVDQLAALGYGLDANYFDNFSTAKEYNDSEVIFSYDHQSNITLRRGNGICAPLGWGFFAPSADFLNSFEPNDPRKSYTVDSANQNINKMLGSLDGTNKGNDDAPNNKVYLRYADALLWKAEALNEGGDYSGAIAIINQIRLRARTTINALGAVPPAGTLPDRPASSDKALIKTWLISERRAELGFENQRMLDLKRWGIAKEVMTAHGKNFQDKHMLYPIPQSEIDASAGTLTQNAGY, encoded by the coding sequence ATGAAAAAAATATTTATAACCTTGCTTACAGGCTCATTATGTTTGGTTAGCTGTCAAGACGGACTAGATGCCGAAGCAACAGGATTGTCTACCAAAGAAGGATTGGTTACAGCAGATGTAGTCGAAAATTCGATAAGTTCATCCTATCAATTACTTTCTAACAGATTGAATATTCTGGGCCAATGGAATTGGGCTGGAGGCTTGGTTTTTCAGAACGATTATATCATGCAGGACATTGCATCTGACGATATGGAAAAAAAGTGGATTTCCGACGGAGACCAGCCTTGGATAGATGAAATCAATAATTTTACTTTCACTTCAGCAAATGGAGGCCCGAATGGTTTATGGAAATACAATTATGAAGGAATTAAAAGATTGAATCTTGGAATTGAATTATTGACAAGGCCAAATATTGGAGCTGTTACCGGAATCTCAGCGGCAAGAAAAAATCAGCTATTGGGAGAAGCTTATTTTTTAAGATCGTTCTATTACTTTTCATTAGTAACCAATTTTGGTGATGTTCCTCTGATCGTAAAACCTGTTGAATCTCTGGAAGAAGCCTTTGCAGTATCTGTAAGAGCAGATAAAACAATTGTTTGGGATAAAATAAAAGCAGATCTAATACTTGCACAAGAACTGCTTCCGAATACTAAATATTCATCGGCTACAGAAAAATGGAGGGTTTCAAAAGGAGCAGTTATTGCCTTGCAGGCAAAAGCGGCTTTGTACACTCAAAGATGGTCAGAAGTGGGGCCACTCGTAGATCAGTTAGCAGCATTGGGTTATGGTTTAGACGCTAATTATTTTGATAATTTCAGCACTGCTAAAGAATATAACGATAGCGAAGTTATTTTTTCTTACGATCACCAATCTAATATAACTCTCAGAAGGGGAAACGGAATTTGCGCTCCTTTAGGATGGGGATTTTTTGCTCCAAGCGCCGATTTTTTAAATTCATTTGAGCCGAATGATCCTAGAAAATCATATACTGTTGATAGTGCAAATCAAAACATCAATAAAATGCTGGGCAGTCTGGACGGAACCAATAAAGGGAATGATGACGCACCCAACAACAAAGTTTACCTGCGTTATGCAGATGCTTTATTATGGAAAGCAGAAGCACTGAATGAGGGAGGAGATTATTCTGGAGCGATTGCAATTATCAATCAAATCAGATTAAGAGCAAGAACGACAATTAACGCATTAGGAGCCGTGCCTCCTGCGGGAACTTTACCAGACCGCCCGGCATCATCGGATAAAGCGCTTATAAAAACCTGGCTGATCTCTGAAAGAAGAGCCGAACTTGGTTTTGAAAATCAAAGAATGCTTGATTTAAAAAGATGGGGAATAGCAAAAGAAGTGATGACGGCTCACGGAAAAAACTTCCAGGATAAACACATGTTATATCCAATTCCACAATCAGAGATTGATGCATCGGCAGGAACTTTAACACAAAATGCGGGATATTAA
- a CDS encoding glycoside hydrolase family 130 protein translates to MKDIAKRFADNPLLSPIDIPASREGLEITCLLNPGVFQYQNKTWLIVRVAERPEQKNNIISFPILTPTGAIKIIEFSIDDPELIAADARVVNYKGSDYLTTLSHLRLLCSEDGHNFYEPEHYPSLAGEGVLEAFGIEDCRVALIEGKYYLTFTSVSDNGVGVGLRTTTDWKNFEKHGMILPAHNKDCAIFEEKINGLFYALHRPSSVDIGGNYIWIASSPDGIHWGNHHCIVKTRKGFWDSKRVGAGAAPIKTEKGWLEIYHGANENHQYCLGAFLMDLENPSQVTARTEQPIMVPTAEYELSGFFGNVVFTNGHIVEPDGDTLTIYYGASDEFVCGAQFSIKEILLLLKSN, encoded by the coding sequence ATGAAAGACATTGCAAAACGTTTTGCAGATAATCCATTATTATCACCAATAGATATTCCTGCAAGCAGAGAAGGATTAGAAATTACCTGTCTATTGAATCCGGGAGTATTTCAATATCAAAATAAAACCTGGCTAATAGTCAGAGTGGCGGAAAGACCTGAGCAAAAAAACAATATAATTTCATTTCCGATATTAACTCCAACAGGCGCAATTAAAATTATCGAATTTTCAATAGATGATCCCGAATTAATTGCAGCAGATGCAAGGGTTGTCAATTATAAAGGAAGTGATTATTTAACAACATTGTCGCACTTACGCTTATTATGCAGTGAAGACGGACATAATTTTTATGAACCTGAACATTATCCATCACTTGCAGGAGAAGGAGTTCTGGAAGCGTTTGGAATAGAAGACTGCAGGGTTGCCCTAATCGAAGGAAAATATTATTTGACATTTACTTCAGTGTCAGATAATGGTGTTGGGGTTGGTTTGCGTACTACCACCGATTGGAAAAACTTCGAAAAACACGGTATGATATTGCCCGCACACAATAAAGATTGTGCCATTTTTGAAGAAAAAATAAACGGTTTGTTTTATGCATTGCATCGTCCAAGCAGTGTAGATATTGGGGGTAATTATATCTGGATTGCTTCGTCTCCAGATGGAATTCACTGGGGGAATCATCATTGTATTGTTAAAACAAGAAAAGGATTTTGGGACAGTAAAAGGGTAGGTGCCGGAGCTGCTCCAATAAAAACAGAAAAAGGATGGCTTGAAATTTATCACGGTGCCAACGAAAATCACCAATATTGTTTAGGTGCATTTCTGATGGATTTAGAAAATCCTTCGCAGGTAACTGCAAGAACAGAACAGCCAATTATGGTGCCGACGGCAGAGTACGAATTAAGCGGATTCTTCGGTAATGTAGTATTTACAAACGGTCATATTGTAGAACCAGACGGAGATACACTGACCATTTATTACGGTGCATCTGATGAATTTGTATGCGGTGCCCAATTTTCGATCAAAGAGATTCTTTTACTTTTAAAAAGCAACTAA
- a CDS encoding hybrid sensor histidine kinase/response regulator transcription factor, which produces MKIITVLTSFILVGLYSCTEKNKSASFSAAEAKNIKETENKIKITNSKSLLDPSQIADVKYSLEQLDNTKGLSNSSVNCIFQDSENLVWIGTWDGLNRYNANDFKIFRPEPNNEFSLSNQVILKIDEDDKGRIWILTIHGINQYDKKNDKFKRYYFSRENNPPLSESEFNMALDASKKVFCAVKNWGIGYFDGISFKLIKTKNLSTKAVKKMEFLPTGELLVLFEDGKLYALTIQKGKQNEKTVSKAVLISNNISACGYTASQKVFIIPKIGNAFLYSLNNNEINLVIDKKFASVISHVSGGLLVSGKSGYFIIDEFGNCISKPWLKHLNNQKITALIQGTENVIWSGTDGDGLFKTYPIKKTFNLISKTQIPDLGGGIVRSFLEVENNSFFIGTKGKGLFRFPSNFYLNEGRPLLYENFNESNSIINNAVFALHKGRDNLVFIGTDGDGIAVFDLKKSKLINWFSIEGNQKCDYFKSVYAIFQDNSGFIWLGTNGFGMIRCKIERSGEKLRITEFKKYLANSKGGKSLSSNIIFSIIPQNEQQLWIGTRLGGLNLFDKKTEQFQIYKNAINDSESLSNNDILCLQMDQNKKLWIGTSFGLNMLQDLKSDGKAIFKSYTTKDGLPNNTIHGIVLDKKSNLWISTNFGISNFNASASKFINYTKNEGLQNNEFADGAFYHNSKTDLIFMGGIKGFNYFLPQKIVESSIVPDILIDKISGHNQEVPYYQGLVIKPGSSDYPSITLKHNQNFFDIELAALTYINSEKCQYAYQLQNFDKEWNVIGSRRVISFTNVPKGNYSLRIKWSNSDGVWSKPVHAIDINIRPAFWQSNSAMAVYLVLFILLAMLVLSYYKKRQSLSQNIFFRKREEELHENRLTFFTNVAHEFQTPLTLIVGPAQKLAETANLDAKNQKFINMIQRNSSRLLFLTQQLLEFRKAEYDYLEVSAREFDLVNLVEQIAELFDEWAFDRNIEYNLEVPSALYGWFDKDKTEKIVFNLMSNAFKYTPLNGRIDLKFGMEEKDASALNITIANTGKGIPKEKLNSIFDRFFLSNSDQVLDNDMFRTGIGLAYIKKLVTVLRGKIEVSSIADQETIFTVLLPCSKESFSDKELDQEKSSTLISQHLKNILEEIPDKSDELPCKISSLDVLEDYRKKVLIVEDEKEIHEFLHDLLGEKYKIIVAYNGVEALEILENEIPDLIISDVMMPLMDGVELCKKIKTDIKTCRIPFIMLTAKDSVIHRIEGLESGANSYIPKPFYPDHLLVRIQKLIEEKELILKHFSQDTLIENLATLPINNDEKGFIKKVVELIRDNIDNENLQSLFIEKELGISNSQLYRKIKQIFNFTPSDLIRTIRLKHAAELLRKNVLTVSEVCYQSGFNNRSYFYREFKKVYNITPKNYQLKYKSKKLF; this is translated from the coding sequence TTGAAAATAATAACTGTACTCACTAGTTTTATTCTTGTAGGATTATATTCTTGCACTGAAAAAAACAAATCTGCTTCTTTTAGTGCTGCTGAGGCCAAAAACATTAAAGAAACGGAAAATAAAATAAAGATAACTAATAGTAAATCTCTTTTAGACCCTTCCCAAATTGCAGACGTAAAATATTCTCTAGAGCAGTTGGATAATACAAAAGGACTATCGAACAGCTCTGTGAATTGCATTTTCCAAGATTCTGAAAATTTAGTGTGGATTGGTACTTGGGACGGCCTAAACCGATATAATGCTAATGATTTTAAAATTTTTAGGCCCGAACCAAATAATGAATTCAGTTTAAGCAATCAGGTGATTCTTAAAATTGATGAAGATGACAAGGGACGGATCTGGATATTGACCATTCATGGCATTAATCAATACGATAAAAAAAATGATAAATTTAAGCGTTATTATTTTTCCAGAGAGAATAATCCGCCATTATCAGAATCTGAATTTAATATGGCACTTGATGCCTCGAAAAAAGTATTTTGTGCTGTAAAAAACTGGGGAATCGGCTATTTCGATGGAATTTCTTTTAAGTTAATAAAGACTAAAAACCTTTCGACAAAAGCTGTAAAAAAAATGGAGTTTTTGCCTACTGGCGAATTATTAGTACTGTTTGAAGATGGTAAATTGTATGCGCTGACCATACAAAAAGGAAAACAAAATGAGAAAACAGTTTCAAAAGCGGTACTCATTTCCAATAATATAAGCGCTTGCGGATATACTGCAAGCCAAAAAGTTTTTATAATTCCTAAAATCGGAAATGCTTTTCTGTATTCATTAAACAATAATGAAATCAATTTAGTAATCGATAAAAAATTTGCCTCTGTGATTTCACATGTTTCTGGGGGGCTTTTGGTTTCAGGCAAATCCGGCTATTTTATAATAGATGAATTTGGAAATTGCATTTCTAAACCTTGGTTGAAACATCTCAACAATCAAAAAATAACAGCATTAATTCAGGGAACCGAAAACGTAATTTGGAGTGGTACGGATGGTGATGGATTGTTTAAAACATATCCGATAAAAAAGACTTTTAATTTAATTTCGAAAACCCAGATTCCAGATTTGGGAGGCGGAATTGTCAGGAGTTTTTTAGAGGTAGAAAATAATTCCTTTTTTATTGGAACAAAAGGGAAAGGCTTATTTCGTTTTCCGTCTAATTTTTATCTCAATGAGGGCAGACCTTTGCTGTATGAGAATTTTAATGAAAGCAACAGCATCATCAATAATGCCGTATTTGCATTGCACAAAGGGCGGGATAATCTCGTTTTTATAGGTACGGATGGAGATGGAATTGCAGTTTTTGATCTGAAAAAATCAAAACTGATAAATTGGTTTTCTATTGAAGGAAATCAAAAATGCGATTATTTTAAATCTGTATATGCTATTTTTCAGGATAATAGCGGTTTTATCTGGCTGGGAACAAATGGCTTCGGAATGATTCGCTGTAAAATTGAACGTAGTGGCGAAAAGCTAAGAATAACAGAATTCAAAAAGTATTTAGCCAATAGTAAAGGCGGAAAATCTCTAAGCAGCAATATCATATTTTCGATTATTCCTCAAAACGAACAGCAGTTATGGATAGGAACAAGATTAGGCGGACTGAATCTTTTTGACAAAAAAACAGAACAGTTTCAGATTTACAAAAACGCAATTAATGATTCTGAAAGTCTGTCGAACAATGATATTTTGTGCCTGCAGATGGATCAAAATAAAAAACTCTGGATAGGAACAAGTTTTGGTTTAAATATGCTGCAGGATTTAAAAAGCGACGGAAAAGCTATTTTTAAAAGTTATACCACAAAAGACGGACTTCCCAATAATACGATTCATGGAATTGTTTTAGATAAAAAATCAAATTTATGGATCAGCACTAATTTTGGGATATCAAATTTTAATGCCAGCGCTTCGAAGTTTATCAATTATACAAAAAACGAAGGTCTTCAGAATAATGAATTTGCAGATGGCGCCTTTTATCATAACAGTAAAACTGATTTGATATTTATGGGAGGAATAAAAGGATTCAATTATTTTCTGCCGCAAAAAATTGTTGAATCTTCAATTGTCCCCGATATTCTTATTGATAAAATTAGCGGGCACAATCAAGAGGTTCCTTATTATCAGGGATTGGTTATTAAACCGGGTTCATCTGATTATCCTTCGATTACACTAAAGCACAATCAAAATTTCTTCGATATAGAATTGGCTGCTTTGACGTATATCAACAGCGAAAAATGCCAATATGCTTATCAGCTGCAGAATTTTGATAAGGAATGGAATGTGATTGGCAGCAGGCGTGTAATTTCTTTTACAAACGTTCCAAAAGGGAATTATTCATTAAGGATAAAATGGTCGAATAGCGATGGGGTTTGGAGCAAACCGGTCCATGCGATTGATATTAATATTCGCCCCGCTTTCTGGCAGTCCAACAGTGCGATGGCTGTTTATTTGGTTTTATTTATACTGTTGGCCATGCTGGTTTTAAGTTATTATAAGAAACGGCAATCGCTCAGCCAGAATATATTTTTTAGAAAAAGAGAAGAAGAACTGCATGAGAACAGGCTGACTTTTTTTACCAATGTAGCGCATGAATTTCAGACACCTTTGACTTTAATTGTTGGACCTGCACAAAAATTAGCAGAAACAGCAAATCTGGATGCCAAAAATCAGAAGTTTATAAATATGATTCAGCGCAACTCGTCACGATTATTGTTTTTAACGCAGCAATTACTCGAATTCAGAAAAGCAGAATATGATTATCTGGAGGTAAGCGCAAGAGAATTTGACTTGGTTAATCTCGTGGAGCAAATAGCAGAATTATTTGATGAATGGGCTTTTGACAGGAATATTGAATACAATCTCGAGGTTCCATCTGCATTATATGGATGGTTTGATAAAGATAAAACCGAAAAAATCGTATTTAATCTCATGTCGAATGCGTTTAAATATACGCCCTTAAACGGAAGAATTGATCTTAAATTCGGCATGGAAGAAAAAGATGCTTCTGCATTAAATATCACGATTGCCAATACAGGAAAGGGAATTCCGAAAGAAAAATTAAATTCAATATTTGACCGGTTTTTTCTATCCAATTCAGATCAGGTTTTAGACAATGATATGTTTAGGACGGGAATCGGTTTGGCTTATATTAAAAAATTAGTCACAGTTTTAAGAGGCAAAATAGAGGTTTCCAGCATTGCAGATCAGGAAACTATTTTTACTGTTTTATTGCCGTGCAGCAAAGAATCATTCAGCGATAAAGAACTGGATCAGGAAAAAAGTTCGACTTTAATATCACAGCATCTTAAAAATATCCTTGAAGAAATTCCCGATAAATCAGACGAACTTCCCTGCAAGATTTCATCGCTTGATGTGCTCGAAGATTATCGCAAAAAAGTCTTAATTGTCGAAGATGAAAAAGAAATTCACGAGTTCCTGCATGATTTATTGGGAGAAAAATATAAAATCATTGTAGCTTATAATGGTGTCGAAGCGTTGGAAATTTTAGAGAATGAAATTCCTGACCTTATAATAAGCGACGTTATGATGCCTTTGATGGATGGAGTCGAACTTTGCAAGAAAATAAAAACCGACATAAAAACCTGCCGCATTCCGTTTATTATGCTAACCGCAAAAGATTCTGTAATACATAGAATTGAAGGATTGGAGAGCGGTGCAAATTCTTATATTCCAAAACCATTTTATCCCGATCATCTGTTAGTGAGAATTCAAAAACTGATAGAAGAAAAAGAGCTTATTCTAAAACATTTTTCTCAGGATACTTTGATCGAAAATCTAGCGACGCTGCCAATAAACAACGACGAAAAAGGCTTTATAAAAAAAGTAGTAGAACTCATACGCGATAATATTGACAATGAAAATCTTCAAAGTTTATTTATCGAAAAGGAATTAGGAATCAGTAATTCGCAGCTGTACCGAAAAATTAAGCAGATTTTCAATTTTACGCCAAGTGATCTAATACGGACAATCCGTCTAAAACATGCTGCCGAATTACTGCGTAAAAATGTATTGACGGTTTCAGAGGTCTGTTATCAATCCGGTTTTAATAACCGTTCTTATTTTTATCGCGAGTTTAAAAAAGTCTACAACATCACACCTAAGAATTATCAGCTTAAGTACAAATCTAAAAAGTTGTTTTAA